AACCAGCTACCTCCGCTCCTATCGTTGCTGCAAGATGAGACAAAGGTCATGTTGCAGCAGCTGCTCTAAGGACAACAGCTCCAAGGGAAAGCTCTGAACCAGGTTACTACCGAGATCAATACCAGAATGAACCATATGTTCGGAGATTTGAGCACCAAGTACGATAATGTCGTGAGCCATATGAGACAGATGGACATTCAGATAGCTCAGACTGCTGAGAGCGTCAAGAGGCAGCAAGGTACTCTACCTGGTAAAACAGACAAAAATCCTAAGGAGTGCAATGCAGTTCAACTGAGGAGCGGAAAACAACTTTCCGAGCCAGAGAAGAGGAGGTTCACCACGGCTGAGAAAGGGAAGCAGAAAGAGTCGGAACAACTACCATGCGATACCCCGGCAGTTGAGAGGAATACGGAACCAGCTGTTGGAACAAATTCACCAGGGCCAGAACAACCAGCTGAAGCTGTTCGCCCGATCCCAGAAGTTGTTCCTCCTCGCGAATACATTCCTAAAGTCCCTTACCCTGTTCCAGCAAAGGCCACTCGTAAGGACAAAGAGGAGATGAAGTGCAGGAAGATGCTGGAGGACCTAACCGTCCGACTCCCCTTGATGGATGTGATCCAGATGATGCCCTCCATGCGCAGCTTTATGAAGGGATTGATCTCAGGAAAAATATCAGAGGAGAGCGAATTCATGACAGTTTCCAAGGAGTGCAGTGCAGTGCTTCAGAACATGCAGATAAAGAAGCGAGGAGACCCCGGCAAGTTCGTCCTCTCTATCCAGATTGGGAAGACAGTTTTTGCATGCTCCTTGGTTGATCTTGGATCCAGCGTGAACCTCATGCCTTACACTGTAGGACGACGTCTAGGATACACACATTTCAAACCAACTAAGATGTCCTTAGTGTTCGCGGATAGATCAGTCAAATCCCCAGGTTGTATACTAGAGGATCTCCAAGTAAAAGTCGGAAACACCTCTGTTCCAGCAGACTTCGTTGTTCAAGAGCTGGAAGAAGAGTCTAAGGATCCTCTCATCTTGGGAAGACCATTCCTATGTACTGTTGGAGCCATCATTGATGTGCGACAAGGGAAGATTGATCTGAATCTTGGGGACATAGTCATGCAATTCGAGATGGATTAACTACTAAAAAAGTCGATGTTAGATGGGCAGACCTTTGAGGTTGATGAAGGGATTGACCCGCTGCAACCTCGCGAAGGAATGATCGAGGAGATTCTTACAGAAGACCCACTTGAGCTTGCACTAGTAAGAGTTGAGGCCGAGCAGAGTGTCGAAAACATTGAAGCAGACGGGTATGCCAAGATGCTTGATTCCGCAAGGATTATGGGAAGAATGGTAGCGAGTCTAAGTCTGGAGGAGGCAAGCAACAGGGACGAGAACACTCCGGCTGGAGCGACCCCTACACCGAACTTGTCTGTTCTGCCGGACCAACCAGATGATCCCTGGAGCGAGCTTAAAGCTCCCAAGGTTGAGCTAAAACACCTTCTCAAGGGGCTCAGGTACGCTTTCTTAGGTCCAAATTCCACCTACCCTGTCATTGTGAACGCTGAACTAAATAATGTGGAAACTGCATTGCTTTTGTGTGAGCTCAGGAAATATCGTAAGGCATTAGGATATTCACTAGCTGACATACCTGGCATTTCACctgatttatgcatgcatagaataCACCTAGAAAATGAATCAATGACTTATGTCGAACATCAGAGGAGATTAAACCTGAAtctaaaagatgttgttaagaaagagattatGAAACTTCTTGAAGCGGTTGTGATCTATGCCATATCTGATAGTAAATGGGTTAGGCCTGTTCATGTAGTACCTAAGAAAGGTGGGATCACTGTtatcacaaatgaaaagaatgaattgatCCCTACTAGGATAGTGACATGACATCGCATGTGCATTgatttcagaaaattaaatGCAGCAACCAGAAAAGATCACTTTCCACtcccttttattgatcaaatgcttgagagattggctaaccacccatattactactttttagatggttattcaAGTTTCTTTCAGATCCCTATCCATCCAGATGATCAGGAAAAGACGACGTTCACCTGCCTCTATGGAACGTACGCTTACAGGAGAATGTCATTCGGCTTGTGCAATGCGCCAACGACATTTCAGCgctgcatgatgtcaatctttactGACCTGATTGAagacattatggaggttttcatggacgatttcagcGTCTATGGAAGCTCCTTTAGTGTCTGTTTGTCTAACTTGTACAGGGTACTAAAAAGGTGTAAGGAGAAACATCTAGTgctcaattgggagaagtgccacTTCATGGTCAGGGATGGGATTGTTCTGGGGCACAAGATCTCCGAGAAAGGCATTGAGGTGGATAACGCAAAGATCGAGGTGATGATGAGCTTGCAACCACCAACAACTTCGAAAGCTATCAGGAGTTTCTTGGGTCACGTGGGGTTTTACAGAAGGTTCATCCAGGACTTCTCAAGGATAGCGAGACCACTCACCAGACTGCTCTGCAAGGAGATCAAGTTTGATTTCGACAGTGAGTGCTTAGCTGCGTTCCATACCATCAAAGAAGCTCTAGTCAGCGTGCCTGTAGTACAACCGCCAGACTGGGATCTCCCTTTTGAAATCATGACTGATGCCAGCGATTTTGCAGTTGGAGCAGTCCTTAGGCAGCGCAAAGATAAGAAACTTCATGTAATCTATTATGCAAGCAAAACCATGGATGAAGCTCAATGCAGATACACTACGACTGATAAGGAACTTCTGGCTATTGTTTTTGCATTCGAGAAGTTCAGATCCTACCTGGTGGGATCTAAGGTGATTGTGCACACCGACCATGCTGCTCTTAAGTACCTGCTCacaaagaaagatgcaaaaccgaggttgttgaggtggattcttcttctccaagaatTCGATCTTGAGATAAAAGATAAGAGAGGGGTCGAGAATGGGGTTGCAGACCATTTGTCCAGAATGAAGGTTGAGGACGACACAACTCTTGATGAAGAAAACCCAGTGGAACACGTCAACGCGATTGGTCTGCATTTCGCGGAACAACCTCGGCGAAACACATCCGACTGTTCTCGCATCGCGGAACAGCCAGTCGCCGCGATCCAAAAGCAGTACTCTCACCTCCCGTGGTTTTCTGAGATTGTGAATTTTCTTGCTGCTGAAAAGCAACCTCTTAAGTTCACTGGAAACGACAAGAGGAAATTTTTAAAGGAGGCAAGGCGTTATGTTTGGGATGAACCGTACTTGTACAGACATTGTAAGGATGGCTTGTTCAGAAGGTGTGTTCCAGAGGCAGATATCCCGGGAATCCTACATCATTGCCATGGTTCTTCTTACGCAGGCCACTTCACTACATTCAAAacggtgttggggtcaaaatcggtcacgacggaatcaatgtctgaaagtccgtaaaaatcggcatgaacgtttttacgaaaaataaatcttagaaaaagatttatttttacgaaaagctttgcggaagaaacgcgagtcatcggacaagagctcgaagagggtcgctacgcagcaaccgaacacatgttccgctcggtcgctacgtagcaaccgagctcgagccaaagcttggtcgctacatagcgaccgagctcgaactaaagttcggtcgctacgtagcgatcgagcgctcggtcgctgcgtagcgatcgagcgctcagcgaccgagctcttccaaaacgtcgatacgacattagtccattcgttctcgtctacccttcgatgctatctcccgaag
The window above is part of the Brassica napus cultivar Da-Ae chromosome C3, Da-Ae, whole genome shotgun sequence genome. Proteins encoded here:
- the LOC106403951 gene encoding uncharacterized protein LOC106403951, with the protein product MNHMFGDLSTKYDNVVSHMRQMDIQIAQTAESVKRQQGTLPGKTDKNPKECNAVQLRSGKQLSEPEKRRFTTAEKGKQKESEQLPCDTPAVERNTEPAVGTNSPGPEQPAEAVRPIPEVVPPREYIPKVPYPVPAKATRKDKEEMKCRKMLEDLTVRLPLMDVIQMMPSMRSFMKGLISGKISEESEFMTVSKECSAVLQNMQIKKRGDPGKFVLSIQIGKTVFACSLVDLGSSVNLMPYTVGRRLGYTHFKPTKMSLVFADRSVKSPGCILEDLQVKVGNTSVPADFVVQELEEESKDPLILGRPFLCTVGAIIDVRQGKIDLNLGDIVMQFEMD